A genome region from Panicum virgatum strain AP13 chromosome 4K, P.virgatum_v5, whole genome shotgun sequence includes the following:
- the LOC120704938 gene encoding uncharacterized protein LOC120704938, whose protein sequence is MESSAAGGRTPPRPSASSAGASPPAPPPPPPTGWLAGLVSGAGRILAAVLGPEPSASASVSGSISSAGASDGGSPSASCSPAPCRLPGPRGEGHNGGTDNGDSSLFPLRNGRFNQGENETVQKNYGSLAIVSEIEPKDAIMQLLMQETYSRSECNKFIKIIQERVSDSDSGDIDAGGFALTSVQRIGRQAVDGYSSFSPNDFSPATSSLQMHRCDNSAALGTIPKLTHTDQSTFIQNAKNIQPVLKRNYSVREDAYGEIRRVRPKISGDPLNISKFKQVDIIRNHPAANSHEELTARDPNASSRDERKILTDVMGANTLTYPNIISKVESADEILDVPNKPSAVTPQLFDSSFMHAGRNQKDFGPTTLNQCSSEDLKKGFPLKVEPLNVFISFEQQMMDLSHQKQELAVCDDSCSLSKLMLKEDIEDASSLPMGLQLQNGSKNRRRRQYSSQKATPRSPAKGPRRKNNDIVVKSEMDLLEQSKLVLTEQGPELGDVPVKRPVGRPRKARVGPSTVDPTTPAS, encoded by the exons ATGGAGTCGTCCGCCGCGGGGGGCCGCACCCCTCCCCGCCCGTCGGCGTCGTCGGCCGGGGCCTCGCctccggctccgccgccgccaccgccgacgggGTGGCTCGCGGGCCTCGtctccggcgccggccggatcctcgccgccgtgctcggGCCCGagccctccgcctccgcctccgtctCCGGCTCCATATCCTCCGCCGGCGCGTCGGACGGGggctcgccgtcggcgtcgtGCTCGCCGGCCCCGTGCCGGCTTCCTGGCCCTCGCGGCGAGGGTCACAATGGCGGCACCG ATAACGGTGATTCCTCACTCTTTCCTTTGAGAAATGGTCGGTTCAATCAG GGTGAAAACGAGACTGTTCAAAAAAACTATGGGTCCCTAGCAATTGTCTCTGAGATTGAGCCAAAGGATGCCATAATGCAATTGCTTATGCAGGAGACCTATTCAAG GTCTGAGTGCAACAAGTTTATAAAGATAATTCAAGAACGGGTTTCGGACTCAGATTCTGGTGATATAGATGCTGGTGGGTTTGCTCTTACAAGTGTTCAAAGGATTGGCAGACAAGCAGTTGACGGGTATTCTTCATTTAGTCCAAATGATTTCTCACCCGCTACTTCAAGTCTTCAAATGCATCGCTGTGATAATAGTGCTGCTTTGGGCACAATTCCAAAATTAACTCATACCGACCAAAGCACTTTCATCCAGAATGCTAAGAACATACAACCT GTTCTCAAACGAAATTACTCTGTTAGAGAGGATGCTTATGGAGAGATTCGAAgagtcaggccaaagatcagtgGAGATCCGTTGAACATTTCAAAATTCAAGCAAGTTGATATTATTCGAAATCATCCAG CCGCGAATTCACATGAAGAGCTCACTGCCAGGGATCCAAATGCTTCTTCCAGAGATGAAAGGAAAATATTAACAGATGTTATGGGAGCCAATACTTTAACATACCCTAACATTATTTCAAAAGTTGAAAGTGCCGATGAAATATTAGATGTCCCCAATAAACCTTCAGCTGTAACTCCACAGCTATTTGATTCCAGCTTCATGCACGCTGGTAGGAACCAAAAAGATTTTGGTCCTACAACACTTAATCAGTGTTCTAGTGAG GATCTGAAAAAAGGCTTTCCTTTGAAGGTAGAGCCTTTGAATGTATTTATTTCTTTCGAGCAGCAGATGATGGACTTATCACACCAGAAGCAAGAAC TTGCTGTCTGTGATGATTCTTGCTCTCTCTCAAAATTAATGTTGAAGGAGGATATTGAGGATGCATCCAG CCTGCCGATGggccttcaactacaaaatggCTCCAAGAACCGCAGAAGAAGGCAATACAGCTCACAAAAGGCCACGCCAAGGTCACCTGCAAAGGGTCCACGTCGAAAGAATAACGACATCGTGGTCAAATCGGAGATGGACTTGCTTGAGCAAAGCAAGCTGGTACTGACGGAACAAGGACCGGAGTTGGGCGACGTCCCGGTGAAGAGGCCTGTTGGGCGGCCAAGGAAGGCGAG GGTTGGGCCTAGCACAGTTGATCCGACCACCCCTGCTTCGTAG
- the LOC120704939 gene encoding probable homogentisate phytyltransferase 1, chloroplastic, protein MDALRLRPSLLSARPGAARPRDHFLPPFCSIQRNGEPRVCFSNQRTHGPSLYHSQKLFDWKSSYSRISRQSTSTSINASGQPLQSEPEAHDSASIWRAISSSLDAFYRFSRPHTVIGTALSIVSVSLLSVQSLSDISPLFFTGLLEAVVAALFMNIYIVGLNQLFDIEIDKVNKPTLPLASGEYTPATGVAIVLVFAAMSFGLGWAVGSQPLFWALFISFVLGTAYSINLPYLRWKRSAVVAALCILAVRAVIVQLAFFLHIQTFVFRRPAAFTRPLMFATGFMMFFSVVIALFKDIPDIEGDRIFGIRSFSVRLGQKKVFWICVGLLEMAYSIAILMGATSTSLWSKTATIAGHSILAAILWSRARSVDQTSKAAITSFYMFIWKLFYAEYLLIPLVR, encoded by the exons ATGGACGCGCTCCGCCTCCGGCCGTCCCTCCTCTCCGCGCggcccggcgccgcccgcccgcgag ATCATTTTCTACCACCATTTTGTTCGATCCAACGAAATGGTGAACCTCGAGTTTGTTTTTCCAACCAAAGGACCCATGGCCCTTCCTTGTATCACAGTCAGAAATTGTTCGATTGGAAATCCTCCTATTCTAGGATATCACGTCAGTCAACAAGTACTTCTATTAATGCTTCGGGCCAACCGCTGCAATCTGAACCTGAAGCACATGATTCGGCAAGCATCTGGAGGGCAATATCATCTTCATTAGATGCATTTTACAGATTTTCCCGGCCACATACTGTCATAGGAACA GCATTAAGCATAGTCTCAGTTTCCCTTCTATCTGTCCAGAGCTTGTCTGATATATCTCCTTTGTTCTTCACTGGTTTGCTGGAG GCAGTGGTAGCAGCTCTTTTCATGAACATCTATATTGTTGGACTGAACCAGTTATTCGACATTGAGATAGACAAG GTTAACAAGCCAACTCTTCCACTGGCGTCTGGGGAATATACCCCTGCAACTGGGGTTGCAATAGTATTGGTCTTTGCTGCTATG AGCTTTGGCCTTGGATGGGCTGTTGGATCACAACCTCTGTTTTGGGCTCTTTTCATAAGCTTCGTTCTTGGAACTGCATACTCAATCAAT TTGCCATACTTAAGATGGAAGAGATCTGCTGTTGTTGCAGCACTCTGCATATTAGCAGTTCGCGCAGTGATTGTTCAGCTGGCCTTTTTTCTCCACATTCAG ACCTTTGTTTTCAGAAGACCAGCAGCTTTTACGAGGCCATTGATGTTTGCAACTGGATTTATGATGTTCTTCTCAGTTGTAATAGCACTTTTCAAG GATATACCTGATATCGAAGGGGACCGCATATTTGGGATTCGATCATTCAGTGTTCGTTTGGGCCAAAAGAAG GTCTTCTGGATCTGTGTTGGCCTGCTTGAGATGGCCTACAGCATTGCAATACTGATGGGAGCAACTTCTACCTCTCTGTGGAGCAAAACCGCAACA ATTGCCGGGCATTCCATCCTCGCGGCGATCCTATGGAGCCGCGCGCGGTCGGTCGACCAGACGAGCAAGGCCGCGATAACATCCTTCTACATGTTCATCTGGAAG CTGTTCTACGCGGAGTACCTGCTCATCCCCCTGGTGCGGTGA
- the LOC120704937 gene encoding pentatricopeptide repeat-containing protein 10, chloroplastic-like, whose translation MEATGRGLFPNKPTLPAGPRKRGPLLPAAPPPPSPSSLPLDSLLLHLTAAPAPSPAPRRPHPTPTPAHSFLSPAAQALVLAISSHPLPTLQGFLASRRDELLRADIPSLLKALELSGHWEWALALLRWAGAEGAADVAALEMVVRALGREGQHDAVCDLLDEMPLPPGSRLDVRAYTTVLHALSRAGRYERALQLFAELRRQGVAPTLVTYNVVLDVYGRMGRSWPQIVALLEEMRSAGAEPDDFTASTVIAACCRDGLVDEALTFFEDLKARGHTPCVVTYNALLQVFGKAGNYPEALRVLKDMEQNGCQPDAVTYNELAGTYARAGFYEEAAKCLGTMTGKGLLPNTFTYNTVMTAYGNVGKVDEALALFDRMKKSGCVPNVNTYNLILGMLGKKSMFTVMLEMLDEMSRSGCTPDRVTWNTMLAVCGKRGMEDYVTRVLEGMKSCGVELSRDTYNTLIAAYGRCGSRTNAFKMYNEMTIAGFAPCLTTYNALLNVLSRQGDWSTAQSIVSKLRTKGFKPNEQSYSLLLQCYAKGGNIAGIDAIEKEVYGGTVFPSWVILRTLVIANFKCRRLEGIERAFQEVKARGYKPDLVIFNSMLSMYAKNGMYSKATEIFDSIKQSGLDPDLITYNSLMDMYAKCSESWEAEKILNQLKGSQVKPDVVSYNTVINGFCKQGLIREAQRILSEMIADGMAPCVVTYHTLVGGYASLEMFSEAREIISYMIQHNLKPMELTYRRVVDSYCKAKRYEEAHDFLSEVSETDPNFDKKTLCTLADRIEDAQFGR comes from the coding sequence atggaggCCACCGGCCGCGGGCTGTTCCCGAACAAGCCCACCCTCCCGGCGGGGCCCAGGAAGCGTGGCCCGCTGCTCccggccgcgcccccgccgccgtcgccctcctCGCTCCCGCTCGACTCGCTGCTGCTCCACCTCACCGCGGCGCCGGccccctcgcccgcgccgcggcggccgcaccCGACCCCGACCCCGGCGCACTCCTTCCTCTCCCCCGCCGCGCAGGCGCTCGTGCTCGCCATCTCCTCGCACCCGCTCCCCACGCTGCAGGGCTTCCTCGCCTCCCGCCGCGACGAGCTCCTCCGCGCCGACATCCCGTCCCTGCTCAAGGCGCTCGAGCTCTCGGGCCACTGGGAATGGGCGCTCGCGCTCCTCCGGTGGGCCGGCGCCGAGGGCGCCGCCGACGTGGCCGCGCTCGAGATGGTCGTCCGCGCGCTGGGCCGCGAGGGCCAGCACGACGCCGTCTGCGATCTGCTCGACGAAATGCCGCTCCCGCCGGGTTCCCGCCTCGACGTCCGCGCCTACACCACCGTGCTGCACGCGCTCTCCCGGGCGGGGCGGTACGAGCGCGCGCTCCAGCTCTTCGCCGAGCTGCGGCGCCAGGGGGTGGCGCCCACGCTCGTCACCTACAACGTCGTGCTCGACGTGTACGGACGGATGGGCCGCTCGTGGCCGCAGATCGTCGCGCTGCTGGAGGAGATGCGCTCCGCGGGGGCCGAACCCGACGACTTCACCGCAAGCACGGTGATCGCCGCGTGCTGCCGGGACGGCCTTGTGGACGAGGCTTTGACATTCTTCGAGGACCTCAAGGCCCGCGGTCACACCCCGTGCGTGGTCACGTACAATGCTTTGCTGCAGGTGTTTGGCAAGGCTGGAAACTACCCGGAGGCGCTGCGTGTGCTCAAGGATATGGAGCAGAACGGGTGTCAGCCGGATGCTGTGACGTACAATGAGCTCGCCGGGACATATGCCAGGGCTGGGTTCTACGAGGAGGCTGCCAAGTGCCTGGGTACAATGACCGGAAAGGGTTTGTTGCCAAACACATTCACATATAACACCGTGATGACAGCTTATGGGAATGTTGGGAAGGTGGATGAGGCGCTTGCTCTGTTCGACCGGATGAAGAAGAGCGGGTGTGTTCCGAATGTGAACACATACAACCTTATCCTCGGCATGCTTGGCAAGAAATCTATGTTCACCGTGATGCTAGAGATGCTTGACGAGATGTCAAGGAGCGGGTGCACACCGGATCGTGTCACATGGAACACAATGCTTGCAGTCTGTGGGAAGCGTGGCATGGAGGACTATGTTACCCGTGTTCTGGAGGGGATGAAGTCTTGTGGTGTTGAGCTGAGCCGAGACACCTACAACACGCTGATAGCTGCATATGGCCGGTGTGGCTCAAGGACCAACGCTTTCAAGATGTACAATGAAATGACCATTGCTGGCTTCGCCCCTTGCCTCACAACATATAATGCATTGCTGAATGTGCTGTCACGACAAGGTGATTGGTCCACCGCACAGTCAATTGTTAGCAAATTGAGGACCAAGGGATTCAAGCCAAATGAACAGTCTTATTCGCTGTTGCTCCAGTGTTATGCAAAGGGCGGTAACATTGCAGGGATTGATGCAATCGAAAAGGAAGTTTATGGAGGTACAGTTTTCCCAAGCTGGGTTATATTGAGGACCCTCGTGATTGCCAATTTCAAGTGCCGCCGACTGGAGGGAATTGAGAGGGCATTTCAAGAGGTAAAAGCCCGGGGTTACAAACCTGATCTCGTCATATTCAACTCCATGCTCTCAATGTATGCAAAGAACGGTATGTACAGCAAGGCCACCGAGATCTTTGATTCGATCAAGCAGAGTGGGTTGGACCCCGACCTCATCACTTACAACAGCTTGATGGACATGTACGCGAAGTGCAGTGAATCATGGGAGGCTGAGAAGATACTGAATCAGCTCAAGGGCTCTCAGGTGAAGCCCGACGTCGTGTCCTACAACACAGTCATAAACGGGTTCTGCAAGCAAGGGCTGATCAGGGAAGCTCAGAGGATCCTCTCCGAGATGATTGCTGACGGCATGGCCCCCTGCGTCGTCACCTACCACACGCTGGTCGGCGGATACGCCAGCCTGGAGATGTTCAGCGAGGCTAGAGAGATCATCAGCTACATGATTCAGCACAACCTGAAGCCCATGGAGCTGACCTACCGGAGAGTAGTCGACAGTTACTGCAAAGCGAAGCGGTACGAGGAGGCTCACGACTTCCTGTCCGAAGTTTCAGAGACTGACCCGAATTTTGACAAGAAAACGCTGTGCACGCTCGCAGACCGTATAGAGGATGCGCAGTTCGGAAGGTAG